The Actinomadura sp. WMMB 499 genome includes a window with the following:
- a CDS encoding DUF4232 domain-containing protein: protein MSLSSRFSLRTAALAAAVALAAGCGSEVHDPPDAGGAVPVPSTVAASPGAVSPLPSPRGPRFERTACSPDGVRLEAREPDAATGLRGMRVTLVNCGDATVRLNGYPALRVLGENREPFEVRIVEGSATVPDPGPKPIGVRPGKTASIVVTWRNTVTHGTNVNGAFLEVVPADGRGPLAVRVPGGLDLGTTGRLEATAWSLP, encoded by the coding sequence GTGTCCCTTTCCTCCCGGTTTTCGCTCCGGACGGCCGCGCTCGCCGCGGCCGTCGCCCTCGCCGCGGGGTGCGGCTCCGAGGTCCACGACCCGCCGGACGCGGGCGGGGCCGTGCCCGTCCCGTCCACCGTGGCGGCGTCGCCGGGGGCCGTTTCACCGCTCCCGTCGCCGCGCGGCCCGCGGTTCGAGCGGACGGCCTGCTCGCCGGACGGCGTGCGGCTCGAGGCGCGGGAGCCGGACGCGGCGACGGGGCTGCGCGGGATGCGGGTCACGCTCGTGAACTGCGGCGACGCGACCGTCCGGTTGAACGGCTACCCGGCGCTGCGCGTGCTCGGCGAGAACCGGGAGCCGTTCGAGGTGCGGATCGTCGAGGGCTCGGCGACCGTCCCCGATCCGGGCCCGAAGCCGATCGGCGTGCGCCCCGGCAAGACGGCGTCGATCGTGGTGACGTGGCGGAACACGGTGACGCACGGGACGAACGTGAACGGCGCGTTCCTCGAGGTCGTCCCGGCGGACGGCCGCGGCCCGCTCGCCGTCCGCGTCCCCGGCGGGCTCGACCTCGGCACCACCGGGCGCCTGGAGGCGACCGCCTGGTCGCTACCGTGA
- a CDS encoding helix-turn-helix domain-containing protein: protein MSRTVEAGGPAERAGRVPPRLARLMRPELPSLAGEIITEIRRGIPDYARPLDGPYGQVLRLSVEHNLAAFVDRVAAPPGAPAPAPGAAGELARTARMLGQYEAHEGRTLDTLQAAYRIGGQVAWRRVMKVAPRHDISSAVMSRLADALFSFLDELAALSLEGYLEARERPIPALDERRRRLLRRLLDRGPQDAAEIAQAAQAAGWAMPDEVTLVAVEPESRCVWTALADDVLADLETGAPHLLVPGRCTPARRAMLDAALPGRRAAIGLTVPPDQAADSLRWARRALALALDGVVGDRVVRCEDHLVTLWLFADPALVEQLTRRRLGILDGMTRGQQDRLTETLRTWLVTRGTAAEIAAELHIHPQTVRYRMRKIEQTFGDELADPEARFGIEVALRAAHLRGVPARTR from the coding sequence GTGTCCAGAACCGTCGAAGCCGGAGGCCCCGCCGAGCGGGCGGGACGGGTCCCGCCGCGCCTCGCCCGGCTCATGCGTCCCGAACTGCCCAGCCTCGCCGGCGAGATCATCACCGAGATCCGCCGCGGCATCCCCGACTACGCGCGTCCGCTGGACGGCCCGTACGGGCAGGTGCTGCGGCTCAGCGTGGAGCACAACCTCGCCGCGTTCGTCGACCGCGTCGCCGCGCCGCCCGGCGCGCCCGCGCCCGCGCCCGGCGCCGCGGGGGAACTCGCCCGGACGGCCCGGATGCTCGGGCAGTACGAGGCGCACGAGGGCCGCACGCTCGACACCCTGCAGGCCGCGTACCGGATCGGCGGGCAGGTCGCGTGGCGGCGCGTGATGAAGGTCGCGCCGCGGCACGACATCTCCTCGGCCGTCATGTCCCGGCTCGCCGACGCGCTGTTCAGCTTCCTCGACGAGCTGGCGGCGCTGTCCCTCGAGGGGTACCTGGAGGCGCGCGAGCGGCCGATCCCGGCGCTGGACGAGCGGCGGCGCCGGCTGCTGCGCCGCCTCCTGGACCGCGGCCCGCAGGACGCCGCCGAGATCGCGCAGGCCGCGCAGGCGGCCGGGTGGGCGATGCCGGACGAGGTGACGCTCGTCGCCGTCGAACCCGAGTCGCGGTGCGTGTGGACGGCGCTCGCCGACGACGTCCTCGCCGACCTCGAGACCGGCGCGCCGCACCTGCTCGTCCCGGGGCGCTGCACGCCCGCGCGCCGCGCGATGCTGGACGCGGCGCTGCCGGGCCGCCGTGCCGCGATCGGCCTGACCGTCCCGCCGGACCAGGCGGCCGACTCGCTGCGCTGGGCCCGCCGCGCCCTCGCGCTCGCGCTGGACGGCGTGGTCGGCGACCGGGTGGTGCGCTGCGAGGACCATCTGGTCACCCTGTGGCTGTTCGCCGACCCGGCGCTGGTCGAGCAGCTGACCCGGCGGCGGCTCGGGATCCTGGACGGGATGACGCGCGGGCAGCAGGACCGGCTGACCGAGACGCTGCGGACCTGGCTGGTCACCCGCGGCACCGCCGCCGAGATCGCCGCGGAGCTGCACATCCACCCGCAGACCGTCCGGTACCGGATGCGCAAGATCGAGCAGACCTTCGGCGACGAGCTGGCCGATCCGGAGGCCCGGTTCGGCATCGAGGTCGCGCTGCGCGCCGCGCACCTGCGCGGCGTCCCCGCCCGGACCCGCTGA